The Populus alba chromosome 6, ASM523922v2, whole genome shotgun sequence genome contains a region encoding:
- the LOC118043918 gene encoding anthocyanidin-3-O-glucoside rhamnosyltransferase: MSSESSSELHVVMFPWFAFGHISPFVQLSNKLSLHGVRISFLSAPGNIARIKSSLLSTPTTQIISLPIPAVEGLPPGLNSTAETTPAMAGLLKKALDLMLPQIKTTLAELKPHFVFFDHSQHWLPKLASQIGIKTISYTVFSATSTSYLTVPARISEEGESPSIGDLMKPPNGYPSTSITSVKAFQARDFSIVYKSFDGGPTIYDRAVGSRLGCTAMLLKSCQEMEGQYVEFIRTQFKKPVLLTGPLVPDPPSGVLDEKWANWLGRFPAKSVIFCSFGSETFLNHDQIKELVLGLELTGLPFFLVLNFPAELDSQTELNQALPSGFLERVKGRGVLHTGWVQQQLILAHSSVGCFVCHSGFSSLIEALVNDCQLAMLPLKGDQFLNTKLIAGDLKAGVEINRRDEDGCFGKDDIREAVKAVMLDVDEEPGKSMRENHKKWREFLLNAQIQNKYIAELIEELKAMV, translated from the coding sequence ATGTCTAGTGAATCATCATCTGAGCTTCATGTTGTGATGTTTCCATGGTTTGCATTTGGTCACATAAGCCCATTTGTGCAACTCTCTAACAAGCTTTCCCTCCATGGAGTTCGAATCTCTTTCCTGTCAGCTCCTGGCAACATTGCACGCATCAAGTCCTCTCTTCTTTCCACTCCCACCACCCAAATCATCTCTCTTCCAATCCCTGCCGTTGAGGGCCTCCCTCCGGGGCTTAACAGCACCGCAGAGACAACACCGGCTATGGCTGGTCTCCTCAAGAAAGCTCTAGACCTCATGCTGCCTCAAATCAAGACCACATTGGCAGAACTCAAACCCCATTTTGTGTTCTTCGATCACAGTCAGCACTGGCTTCCGAAGCTAGCTTCCCAGATTGGCATTAAAACAATAAGCTACACTGTTTTCTCTGCCACTTCAACTTCATACCTTACTGTCCCTGCCAGAATAAGTGAAGAAGGAGAAAGTCCCTCGATTGGGGATCTCATGAAACCTCCAAATGGATATCCTTCAACATCCATTACTTCTGTAAAAGCCTTTCAGGCTCGAGACTTCTCGATTGTATATAAGAGCTTTGATGGTGGCCCTACTATATACGATAGAGCTGTCGGTAGTCGTCTTGGTTGCACTGCAATGCTCTTGAAGTCATGTCAGGAAATGGAAGGACAGTACGTGGAATTTATAAGAACACAGTTTAAAAAACCTGTACTTTTAACTGGTCCTCTAGTCCCCGATCCACCTTCTGGAGTGCTCGATGAGAAATGGGCTAATTGGTTGGGTCGATTTCCTGCCAAATCTGTGATTTTTTGCTCGTTTGGCAGCGAAACATTCTTGAACCATGACCAAATAAAAGAGCTTGTTCTTGGTTTGGAACTCACTGGTTTGccatttttccttgttttgaaCTTTCCTGCAGAGCTCGATAGCCAAACCGAGTTAAACCAGGCTTTACCATCGGGGTTCTTAGAGAGGGTCAAGGGGAGAGGAGTTCTGCACACAGGGTGGGTTCAGCAACAGCTTATACTCGCACATAGTAGTGTAGGGTGTTTTGTCTGTCACTCAGGGTTTAGCTCGCTGATTGAAGCATTGGTGAATGACTGTCAGCTGGCCATGCTACCACTGAAGGGTGACCAGTTCTTGAACACCAAGCTCATAGCTGGAGACCTGAAGGCTGGGGTGGAGATAAATAGGAGAGATGAGGATGGGTGTTTTGGAAAGGATGATATCCGTGAAGCTGTCAAAGCTGTCATGCTGGATGTAGACGAGGAGCCTGGCAAGTCTATGAgggaaaatcacaaaaaatggAGGGAATTTCTGTTGAACGCGCAGATTCAGAACAAGTACATTGCAGAGTTGATTGAGGAACTGAAAGCCATGGTTTAG
- the LOC118043917 gene encoding anthocyanidin-3-O-glucoside rhamnosyltransferase, whose product MSSESSSELHVVMFPWFAFGHISPFVQLSNKLSLHGVRISFLSAPGNIARIKSSLLATPTTQIISLPIPAVEGLPPGHNSTAETTPAMAGLLKKALDLMQPQIKTILEDLKPHFVFFDLLQHWLPKLASQIGIKTISYTVFSATSTSYLTVPARISEEGESPSIGDLMKPPNGYPSTSITSVKAFQARDFSIVYKSFDGGPTIYDRAVGSRLGCTAMLLKSCQEMEGPYVDFIRTQFKKPVLLTGPLVPDPPSGVLDEKWANWLGRFPAKSVIFCSFGSETFLNHDQIKELVLGLELTGLPFFLVLNFPAELDSQTELNQALPSGFLERVKGRGVLHTGWVQQQLILAHSSVGCFVCHSGFSSLIEALVNDCQLAMLPLKGDQFLNTKLIAGDLKAGVEINRRDEDGYFGKDDICEAVKAVMLDVDKEPGKSMRENHKKWREFLLNAQIQNKYIAELIEELKAMA is encoded by the coding sequence ATGTCTAGTGAATCATCATCTGAGCTTCATGTTGTGATGTTTCCATGGTTTGCATTTGGTCACATAAGCCCATTTGTGCAACTCTCTAACAAGCTTTCCCTCCATGGAGTTCGAATCTCTTTCCTGTCAGCTCCTGGCAACATTGCACGCATCAAGTCCTCTCTTCTTGCCACTCCCACCACCCAAATCATCTCTCTTCCAATCCCTGCGGTTGAGGGCCTCCCTCCGGGGCATAACAGCACCGCAGAGACAACACCGGCTATGGCTGGTCTCCTCAAGAAAGCTCTAGACCTCATGCAGCCTCAAATCAAGACCATATTGGAAGACCTCAAACCCCATTTTGTGTTCTTCGATCTCCTTCAGCACTGGCTTCCGAAGCTAGCTTCCCAGATTGGCATTAAAACAATAAGCTACACTGTTTTCTCTGCCACTTCAACTTCATACCTTACTGTCCCTGCCAGAATAAGTGAAGAAGGAGAAAGTCCCTCGATTGGGGATCTCATGAAACCTCCAAATGGATATCCTTCAACATCCATTACTTCTGTAAAAGCCTTTCAGGCTCGAGACTTCTCGATTGTATATAAGAGCTTTGATGGTGGCCCTACTATATACGATAGAGCTGTCGGTAGTCGTCTTGGTTGCACTGCAATGCTCTTGAAGTCAtgtcaagaaatggaaggaccgTACGTGGATTTTATAAGAACACAGTTTAAAAAACCTGTGCTTTTAACTGGTCCTCTAGTCCCTGATCCACCTTCTGGAGTGCTCGATGAGAAATGGGCTAATTGGTTGGGTCGATTTCCTGCCAAATCTGTGATTTTTTGCTCGTTTGGCAGCGAAACATTCTTGAACCATGACCAAATAAAAGAGCTTGTTCTTGGTTTGGAACTCACTGGTTTAccatttttccttgttttgaaCTTTCCTGCAGAGCTCGATAGCCAAACCGAGTTAAACCAGGCTTTACCATCGGGGTTCTTAGAGAGGGTCAAGGGGAGAGGAGTTCTGCACACAGGGTGGGTTCAGCAACAGCTTATACTCGCACATAGTAGTGTAGGGTGTTTTGTCTGTCACTCAGGATTTAGCTCTCTGATTGAAGCACTGGTGAATGACTGTCAACTGGCCATGCTACCACTGAAGGGTGACCAGTTCTTGAACACCAAGCTCATAGCTGGAGACCTGAAGGCTGGGGTGGAGATAAATAGGAGAGATGAGGATGGGTATTTTGGAAAGGATGATATCTGTGAAGCTGTCAAAGCTGTCATGCTGGATGTAGACAAGGAGCCTGGCAAGTCTATGAgggaaaatcacaaaaaatggAGGGAATTTCTGTTGAACGCTCAGATTCAGAACAAGTACATTGCAGAGTTGATTGAGGAACTGAAAGCCATGGCTTAG